The stretch of DNA TTTGGGCAACTTCCTTATCCTTTGCATGCGGCTCCAGGGTATGGGCACCTACAGGACCGGTCCAGTTACTTCTTCCAGTAGGACCGTAGAACGCACTTTGATCCAAGTCGGGCTCAGTAGCACACATCAATTGTGGATAGGCTCCTTTCTCGGCTGACTGCACCAATGGAGAGATCTTCATTAATTGCCAAACGAAACGGGTCATCAGGCTACCGCTGGTCTTGATCAGTGAGGTGCTGGATGCACCTGGGTGACAGGCGTAGACTTTCACCACATCTTCTTTGCCAGCATCCTTCTGTCTGTCCTGCAGTTCATACACGCACATGATCTGCGCCAGCTTGCTCTGGCTGTAGATACCATTGGGATTGTAGTTCTTGTCCCAATTCAGATCATCGAATTGGATGGTCTTTATACCCAGATTATAGCCCATGCTTCCCACGACCACGATGCGTCCTTTAGACTCCTCGATACGCGGATAGAGCAGTGCCTGCAAGGTGAAATTGCCAAAGTGGTTCGTACCCATCTGGCTCTCAAAGCCATCGACCGTAAGCTTCTGGGTGGGTACTTGTGCAATGGCTGCGTTGCATATCAAAGCATCGATACGAGGTACTGTCCTGAGGACTTCATCTGCCGCTCTTTTGACAGAAGCCTGTTCGGCCAGGTCCATCTGGATATTGGATACATCGATATCATTACCGAGGGTCTCTTTCAAGGTCTTGATGGTGTCTTCCGCTTTTTGGGGATTTCGATTGAGCATCACCACCTTGGCTCCCTTGGACAGGAGAATAC from Flavobacteriales bacterium encodes:
- a CDS encoding SDR family oxidoreductase, encoding MTKNQFGKEGWTPERMGSQEGKTFLITGTTSGTGYEAARILLSKGAKVVMLNRNPQKAEDTIKTLKETLGNDIDVSNIQMDLAEQASVKRAADEVLRTVPRIDALICNAAIAQVPTQKLTVDGFESQMGTNHFGNFTLQALLYPRIEESKGRIVVVGSMGYNLGIKTIQFDDLNWDKNYNPNGIYSQSKLAQIMCVYELQDRQKDAGKEDVVKVYACHPGASSTSLIKTSGSLMTRFVWQLMKISPLVQSAEKGAYPQLMCATEPDLDQSAFYGPTGRSNWTGPVGAHTLEPHAKDKEVAQRLWEVSEAMTGVEFNVQEPVSA